Sequence from the Mustela erminea isolate mMusErm1 chromosome 8, mMusErm1.Pri, whole genome shotgun sequence genome:
tgaaaaaacgTGGCATGTTCATGACTACATTTATACTAAAGCAGTCAACTAGATAATTGTTCTAATATGAACCAATTATTAAAATGAAGGTTGATTACTCGGGTATGAACCAGAGCCATAAGGCAGGTTGGTACCTGGAGTTAAACTGAACATTTGGGAACCAAAATATAGGCAAACCTGGAGCCAACTTTCTGATGAACAATGTAAACCTCCTGTCAAAATCACTGAAGATTTTCTTTGGCACTCTCACTGTTGTTCtataaaagaaatgttagaatttaaaacaaaccaGGAGAAATGTTCAGTACAGGACAGAAATAAGGGACTTAAGCAAAGATCACAAGGAATCAGAGCCTTCCTGTGcccatttctatttccttttgcagtataatattttttgaaatataatacaCGTACAGAAAAGTGCCCTGAATATaaacaaacaacccaatgaaaataaacacaaacatatatataatccAGCACCTAGGCCAAGAAAAGAATAGCTCCAGCTCCCTACTGAGcttgtctttaaaatgttgacattttctCTATCACTAAATGTCTATCatgtagacatttaaaaaatactgcattaatatttatcttgattacttATATTTTTGGTTCCCTCTTAAATTGTGTGCCTGTCTTGCTCCCACAAGCCTCCAGCAACCCCTTTTCTTTCCATGTGGAAGTAACCCTATCATGATTTCTATAATTActtcctcacttttaaaaataattgccaCCTACGCATGCTGTTGAactttacacatatatatttttataggtcTTTATACTGTTGTGTTTAGCTGCATTTTGCCCAATTAATTGCTGTTTGATAATCCATTCTTTGAATATACTATTTATCCTCTTTTTGGATattaaggttatatttatttgGAGCTGTTACAAACAACATTTCATGAATATTCTTATATGTGAGTCCCGGCACACAACACACACCTTGTTAAGGTATATAATTAGAAGCAGAAATACTGATCATGGAGTGTGGATATTATTCACTTTACTTGACCCTGTGTCCATTTTCACTGGGATAAAATGGATTATGTAAAGAATTTCCATTAAACAAAATTTAGGAACTGGCACTCTAAGACTCCGAGCTATCGATAATATCCTACTGAAAGATAAAATTTAGCCTCGATAGAACCTAAAGTAGTGAGTTAGAAACAGGGTACAATTATAGGATCATCATTTAGGGCCTGCTTTCTATGCTGATTCACATCCAGCTCATTCTGGAAGCAATGAGAGTTTTATAAGTGAAGAGACTGCCAATTCAGAGCCCAGAACACCAAGCACACAGCTGCTTGCCTGTACGGTTCTGTTGGCCGAAAAGACATTCCCAGCTTCATGCACTGTTTTCTGCGACGTAGCCATTGAAATGGGTTACTGTATCCAGTGACTTTAGTACAAAGGTACTGCAACGATTTTCTGTGTAGTTCCTTGGTTCTCCCCTGGACCCGATATACCACTGCTATTCAGTCTCAGGCTGTCAAtacccagaaggcagaggcttcattttattcatcttcCTCTCCCCAGTATCTAGtacagtggggttttttttgttttgttttagtttgggtaatttttttttaatttaattttttttttcagtgttccaaaattcactgtttagtACTTTTGTGCTTAAAAATGCTtatcaagggatgcctgggtggctcagtgggttaagcctctgccttcagctcgggtcatgatctcagggtcctgggatcaagcccaacattgagctctctactcggcagggagcctgtgtccccgccgcacccccgcctgcctctctgcctgcttgtgatctctctgtcagataaataaataaaatctttacgaaaaaaaatgcttatcaaGTGTACTGAACTGAGAAAGCTTTAAATCAGAAGTGATGGATTTGAAACTCAACCttaatttaaaagattagaaagaaatatttccctAAGTGAGAACGTACAATTTATTTGCATGGGCCTATTTCCCCATAAAAATATAACTGTTATGACCTGTGAAATACCAGTTTTAGTATTAAAAAccacttttcattttttgcttttttgccacCTGGCATCTAAATTCAGACTCTACAAATACCTGACAAAATTCAAACCTAGTCCCCTGAATTACCCCTTCACGTTTTCCTCCACTCCTGACAGCAGGCAGTATTTTGCCCTATCTTCCTGTTTGCCCAATTGGGAGTGCCGAGCTCTACGTGAAAACAGCGGTCAGTCATGGCTCCGCTGAAACACAGGGAGAAAAGTGGCTAGCGCAAGCAGGGCCGGCCGTGGAGACGTGCCCGAGATGccctcccatttctttctctctctgcagcaTTCCTGTCCCTTCgcagatttcatttctgttgagCTCAGTGTTTTGCTCAACAAATCTCTTACTCTTCTCTAAATAGCTTCTAAAATGATTAGAGAAGGAATTCACAAAACGAAATGCCTAGGGAGTCAGGGGAATAATGAGTACTTTTCTTGTCTTGGGTGTTGAGGAACTTGCAACCAAGACAACTAAGGGGAGAACAAGAAAGACATTTAGGGAGACAACAGTCTCTGGGAAGTCTGTTATGATGCCAGGCTCCAAGCTTCACCACGTGCGTCCTCTCTGAGTGGATGAAAGTGACAGAGGGAGGAAACTCACCTACAAATAATTCACTGTAACGTTTTTTTGGCATTTGCTCCAAAGAGAGTTAAACCAGGAGACCTGAAGTTCTCCTGCACCTCAGTAAAGaggagtgagccactcaggcacgcCACTATTAGACCAGAGTTTCTATATTCGATGTCATCTAAATTCCTTAGGTTTTCCCTATACTTTTTGTCTAATCTATAAAacaacacccacccccacccaaatcTCCTGCATAGGGCAGTGAACTTTGACCACTGTGGGAGCTAGGACTGAAACCTTACAGGTTCTTATATTGCTGGTGCAGTTTTTCTAGATTAAGgagggattttcttttctgaaagaattttttcttactgtgctgatataatttataaaataagagtcCAGGGTACTTTCTATGTAGAGTCATATAATAAAGAGTAAAACTCACGTTCTGCACCTGGCCTATGGTGTGGAAAACAGACCGgacatatttttaagtatgtgTAAGACTCTGGACTCTTTCAGCTTATACTTCAAAAATGACCCTTGCCATCAAAGAGTAACTTCTGGCACCCTCCCTATTCAGATTCAAAAGCCAGAAAACAACTTACCCTAAGTATTAGTTTGACAATGTTGAAAATAGACCCACTGTCACTCATTTGATAAAGAAAACTTACCCTTTTCAGTTTGGCAGCAGCTTCTCCGGAACGGATTGCAGTCAGCATACTCTGTCGGATCTGTTCTGGGTCAGAGCTTTGGAATGTTAAAGAACTTTGTCTCTTAAGAATGAATGATGGGCAGTCAGGTGGAGATGGTATTTGGGATTTCTGTTCATTATGTGCAGACTTATTTccctataaaaataaatgcaaaatatttatatgaataccAAGTGAagaatgaatcatttttttaaaaaaatgtcatcatcaatattctttaaaaatcactatttgcCACACTGGTGTTTCAGACATAGCTTAGTTTCCTTGCCCACTGAATTATCTCTGCTGCCAGAGCTCAGCTAGAAGATGAGGGTATTACTTTCTCTTGTCTTGAACTCATGAGGCTAAGGAAGAAAAGTGGTACATCTCTTTGCTGTAAGAATACATTGGTAATTTTACTATCCTTAAGTCAAATGATGCTGTTTTGCCAGTGAGAATTGGCTAGAAgagctaaataaaaaataataaaaatcccacagactaaaaaaaaccccacactttTATAGTTACAACATAGTACGTTGTGAAATTATCACTTTTGACAGAACAAAATGGACAAATTGACAATTTTATATTGGCTGAATCTAACATAccttataataaaagaatattaatgaCTGTGCTACATGTAATAGCTTATTCTGTGTTTCTGGAAGTCACAGGGGCTAAATGATaaccatgttttattttcccatgaACTAAAAATAAGTATTAGGAATCTCCATATTTAAGAATCAGAAATTTAATTAAGCTTCTtaggaaagaatatttaataactgATTTAACCTGGAACTATtatcaaataatcttaaaaatgtcttttttaaactGCCAAACATCTTTACGAAAGATGAGCTAAATGGAGTTCAGGCAATGACTCAAAAACTGTATTATCTAAATCAAACTTCTGTTGTTTAGGAATGGCATTCCATCCTAAGAAGAAACACAGGCTTTGTTCCCAAGTAAAGAATTAATCTCTATACCATATATCTCTTCCTGACATTATATCAAAGCGAAGAaacataaatgtgaaatatacaaagaaatatcCTTCGAGATGAATATTGCTTTGAGACTATGGAAAAAATCTTTACTTGGCAGTGTGGTTAATGTTCTGTTACTCTAGGAATGTTTGAAAAGTACTGTAAAATACTTCTGGAACTGTCACACAAATCTGAACGTATTCTTTAAACACTATCAGAGTAAAggtacacaaaatattttttaacttgcaAGGGGATTATTGTAATTCATACTGTAAATGTCATCCTTTCCTCTGACTATATTATTTGAATCTGCCAAATTATAACACTCAATTGACCAAATACGAAGTCAACAAATGTCCCTTTTTATGTCAGTTATTAGACAGTggttaaatgatattttaatcaaTATACCAGTAACTGGTAAAGTTGACACTGAATTaacaaaaatgggaaattaagaaaattacatatttaaactCTGGTTTTAGTTTAAGTTATTTCAATGTATCACTGTTTGGTAACTGAGGTTGAGTGTGTGTGATTGAAAATGTCTAGCTGGGAAATGTTTGGTTATTTTATCTAGTCTATAAATAATGCTTATGTTTCTATATAATTAAAACTACCTATTTTGCCATTGGGTAgaattggagaagaaaagaaaccagaaaatccagaaaagttGTTAACAAACTgagaaaagcagaagaggaaaatagaatCAGAACTATAAAGCAGTAAGTTATGCAAATGTAGGAGCAAAGAAACTTTAAATTACTGTATTTGCTAATGATACAATTATAGAATGATGACCTTTATAGTACTACCCAATCGTGTTAAATTAATAATAGCTCCGAGAGTAAATAATCAGATTTTATGTATTACTTCTCTTTTTACCCCTATGGTAGCTTGCTATTAGATTAACAGGAATTCAGAATTAAGTCACACACAAACACCAACACGCTTGTCGACCCTCATTGAAACCAGGCTGTATTGgaatcccttattttttttttttaattaattttttatttttaataaacatatatttttatccacctTACCTCCTCACTCACACACAGCTGAGGGATGCCCACAACCTGATGTTCCGAAGGAGACTTCCCTTCTTCTGCGTCAGGTGGAGGGGGGGCGGCCGCACCCTCGTCGCTCGGCTCTGGGCGCACTTTGCTGAGAGACTGGGATCGTTTCACCACAGCAAGGGCAAAGGGAGACGGAGCAGAGCTCACGTAAGGTCTCGGGGCCCCAAAAGTTTTCAAAGTCTTCAGATTTAGTGCTGCTAACTGACTGGCCAGAAGAGGAGCAGGTTTTGGAGCTCCGGGAGTAGGAGAGGTTTCAGTGGGCTTCTGGCTGCTGCTGCCATCCTGAGGGTTTTTCGTATGGGGCTGTGGAAGGGATGGAGCTGTCTTACTTAAGGGAGAAAGAGTTTGCTCCTCCGGAGGTGGTATCGcatccctttccccctccttctttaGTAGTTCTTGTGGAGTGGGGTTAGGGGCCACGTGCACACTCCTGGCAGCTGCAGATGTCACATACTGACCTGAAACTCTTTTTTGCATTTGCAGGAAAAAAGAACTTGGTTTGGTCTGGGGATTTGAAACCCGAGATTTAAGTTTTGACTCCAAAATATTGTTTATATCTTCCAAATTCGGCGCAAACGGAGCTGTACCTGTGTCTTTCGTCGTCCTGGGAGGAGGCTTCAGAGGATTTCCCATGGCGAGGTGGGGTGAGCTCTCCACGCTGTGCACTAGATGCCCTGTTCTTGGGGGAAGCTTCAGCTGAACGTCTGCCTGTGGCACCTTCGGGCTTTCAGAAATAATAAGATCTTCTGTTTGGATTGCAGTTTCTTTCAATCTCTCATGAGTGTGCTTTCTTCCTAAAGTATGTATCTCCTGATCATCTTTATCCCCAGTGGTTTCTGATTCCCAATTTTTCAATATCTCCAGGGATTTGGGAGGCACAATTTTATAAGTAGTCATTCCAATTTTGGGTATGTAGTCTCTCGTGATTTCATTTGAAGGTTTTGGCTTGGGATCATAGTCCTGTCTATACAATGGATAATTCTTCCCATGAGAAATAGCTGAATCCTTATCAACCCCATCTATAGGAGGGAAAAGATCCTCATTACTGTGTGAACCAACGGGACCTTTAATGGGGAGTTGATTTTCTGAATGTACATTTAGGAGGCCCTGACTCCTGAATGTTCCTGAGACATCTACAGCATCCTGGGGACTTGAAGAGGAGGGCCGAGTTGATTTATTGTTACTTGGAGTTGGCACACTTTCATTAACTTTGAAATCAGACAAATCATGATCTCGGTGGTTCCCATGAGAGCTGTCAGTGGAAGGGATGGTCTGAATGGCTGCATCCTGCATTTTGGTCTTTTCTTCACTGGATTGATTCAGTTTTGGGTCCTGTACTAATGAAGCAGCCAGGTGATTCTCCTTGTAACTGTCAGCAGTATCAGTTTTATGCGCTTGGTAGTCTGATAGTCTGTCAACTTCCGTGTCCACATTGTTATTTTTGGCAACGCCTCCTACGTTGATTACTGTTCTCCTCACTCCATTTTTCATATGATCTTCTGTGTTTGGTGGAGCGACAATTCTTTCATTTTGAtccactgagagaaaaaaaaatattgctaagtcAAATATGAACAAAGTAGAAAAACCTCAAGTTTTCAATGCCTGCCTCCCCCAAACTGAAATAGGTTGGTTTGAATTCTACAGATAATTTTCAGCTCACTAATGATATAAAAGCAGGTAAGAGCATCAGGAAAAACAGCTTGGGCTTTGGCATCATAGAAACCTGAGTCCAGAACCCAGCTGGACTTaaatgttacttaacctctctgagccaaaCCCAGCTTCCTCAGATGTAAAAAGgtgaaaatatgtattatatttcatATGTCATTTATGTAACATGCTAATTAGATAGGATATTCcccagaacaaaaagaaacatgcatgcaagaggaaaaaattatgttGCCAGGTAAATTTGTATATGAATATACCTTCATCTTTGTACACCCTACCTAATTGCATGGTTTTTTTGGTCATGGttaaattttctattatgttGCAAGTTCTTAAATTAAATATCTAATTTTCAAATggacttcatttttattcttcctaagcggaggtgaaccatgagagactatggactctgaaaaacaatctgagggttttgaagggacggggggtgggaggttggggtaccaggtggtgggtattatagagggcacggattgcatggagcacggggtgtggtgcaaaaataatgaatactgttatgctggaaattaaaaaaaaaaaaaaattcaaaaaaaaaatgcaactgatttgcagaatatttgttttctatacaAGTGACCTCTCAATGACTCATAATTATTAACTTTTGTGACACATTTGATTTTCATGAAAAAGACACATTTCTTCCTATGCTGTTTTTTACTTGGtttgtaagtatttttaatatctatatgAAAAGTACTATTGTCAACACCTCTATAAGCACAAAAGAAATGGTCCCTGGTACCAGGAAATGAATGTAAATGTATTGCCTTCTTTCTTGCCTATTTCTCATTTTCCAGTGAATATAGGTATAGCTATATACCTATATTACACAACAGTTACACaacagaaatattttccaaaacaaagtaaatcaacatattttaaattcatttccctATAAACCCTAACTAATTGCTTTTGGAACTCCAAATGTCTATTTTTCACTATTCACCAATTCTGAATTTCTCATCAAAATCTCACAATTATTCCCAATGACAGGACTGGAAACCTGGGATCACTGCTGGATTTAGTAGCTAATCCATCCCCATACATACCTGATAATGACACCAACCAAATGTCAACAAATGGTTAGGTCATTTTCCAATGATAGCCAGTAGAAGGAAAAGGTAAATTTTGTACtatcctttccttcccctactTAAAACTGACAACAACATCTACAAAATGAATCATCTGTCAGACAAGTATATAATGtagataaaaaaggaagaaaactataaaactgtttttaagataatagaaataatttatttaaaaaattgcctaaatactataattttaaaaaatagaaaaaaaaaacccacgtaGAGTCAACAGAGGTCATTGCAAATCAAATGTAAAccaaaaaaatattcttatagaAATACACCTGTGACCGTATCACTAAGATTTTGATGCCAAAATCTTAGCAAAAATGatccatcatttttaaaagaaggaagcagCATGATTTCTCAGTAAAATTCTATTGGCCATCAGAATGTATGTTGTGAAGAACTGAATCAAGAGGAAAAGGATGGGGAAATTATATACTTTTAGAACTTCTCAGTATTTTATCTCAGGATGGTACTGACCATGGGGAAAATGAACCAGATACCTATTTGAAATAACCAACACATCCTACATAGGTAAAACAACATATATCTACATCAGTCTATCCACTTGTGACACCGGAATAATCCACATTTTATCCAAATATGAATAAGTATATGCCTATGGTTTCTAAGAATCTTCACCTAGTTTTGTATATTAATATAACAGACTGGACTATGAGAATTCATAAGCAAATTCCTTCATATCTTCTTATAATACCATTGTGCATTCCTCGCATCTTCtatttctgtagtgtcatttttCTGAACTTCAACCTTAAGTACAGATTCCTCAACTAATGATAGGGTTACATTGTAACCTATTCCATCATAACTTGAACATATTGTTAAGTCAAATGCATTTAGTACATCTAAGCTACAGAATATTACAGAATACTATACTACTTTAAATGTGTTCAAAACACACTAGCCTACAGTTGGACAAAATCATTCTCTCACAGAGCCTCTTCTATAGTAAAGGGCTGAGTATCTCATGTAACTTATTAactactgtactgaaagtgaacaGCAGAATGGTGGCAGGTGTGAGGGCTCTTACCATTGGAAAGCCAACTGGGAGCCAGAGCTGCTGATGCCCAGCATTGTGCGAAAGTATCACGTAGCACATTGCTAGCCCAGGAAAATGCCAAAATTTAGaattcaaagtacagtttctaTGGAGTGTGTATCACTTGCACACCAttgtaaagtcaaaaaaaaaatcttaagttgaTGACTTGTATAGTTTAACAATAGGTCAGTATTCTACTAGGTGCTATGAGGAATTCAAAGTATTGGATGTAATTTCTCTGATCCAAAAGACTGCCCAATCTGGTTGAGCCGACAAGACCTTTTAGAGAAATACATGGCTTCTAGTAAGCAAGTAACAAAATTAGTGAAGTGACAGGATTTGGTGGATAgttgaatgaatgggtgaaatcatatgtcttgcaaagaaaaaaaaatgagcatagtTTTAAAGACAGAATGGAGTGAAATataacaaagcaaagaaacatcTTGACTAGGGAGTTGGGGTGTGGAAGATACTGGTAAATAACATCACATAATTAGATGTCAACACTATGCAATTAGATTAAAAATCATGCAGACAAGTTTCACCTAAGTAAAACAGTTTTGGACTTGGGagttagtaaaaagaaaaaaaaaaagggaaatagatCACAAATGGATGCACAGAGTATACATCTTTAAGATCCAAGATCTAGGTTAAACAACATCTAAgatttaacaacaaaaatagtACACACAGTAGTTAATAGCACTTGTGACAGTAATattgcctgagttcaaatccaggGTCCGCTACTTACTAATTAACAGGAACCCTTGTGAATTACATAGCATCACTGTGGTTCAATGAACCATAAAGTGGAACTGAAAATAGTAAGACCTGTAAATGAGTTAATAGacaagattaaatgagttattgTATATAAAGTTTTAAGAATGGCCCTttggcatacagtaagtgctctgAAAACATTGGCTATTAGTGTTTATGGAACTCACCATTCTCCTGATGTGGGCCCAATGATTTCAAGTTTCTTAGACTGTCAACTACCCTCTCTCCACTACTTGCATCATATACCATTATGTGTGGCCCTCTGCAAAACAggatattatatgttatatactgATACTATttaaacactcacacacacacacatacacgtgcacGCGCCAGATGAGAAAAGAGGCAATAATTTCCAAAGACAGATGGATTGAAATAATCATCTTTCTTCTGCCAAATACTGGAAAtttaatagcaaagaaaaaatacaaaaaaaaaaactgagaggaaATGCTGCTATGAACCATTAGCTTTCAAAGAGTGGTCCTATTATAAGGAAGGATCTAAGAAGCCTGGTAAAATGGATACTTTTCCAAAAACAGTGtctttctgttattattatttgtcttttaaagaaaaaggaaactgaatgaaatatttaagtctttcatctGACAAAGCCAACTTCTGGCAAATCAGGATGTGGGCTGACCTCAActgtttttttgtcttatttttagtgATAGAAGGGTTTAATTTGGTGACACTCCCATGAAAATTATAGTAAAACTTTGATGAAGATGGTTTACTTTGcttacttaatttcatttttactcGTGAGGTGGCATTTCTAACACAATATAAGCATACTGTAGTATAGACTTCAATTCCTAGGGCCAAGTGGAAAGTGCTCTCTCAGCATTATAAAGTTAACTATAAAAACTAAATTAGTAACTTAACATCATAATCTAATATGCAGAACTGTTTTATACATCAGTGAAAATTCTTGAGAAGCATTTCgtgaaacttaaaaattaaatgtttcatttagATCAAACAAAATAGGCAAAACCCATACAATACAAACAAAGAGATACTTTTATATTTGAGTCACACAAATTAACTACATTCTATGGTTTGTCTCACACAAGGATACCAGAACtgttgattttgattttatttaaaaacaaaacatgcataTGGATACTTTATTAATAAACATTCTGGTAATGATGGTGAACAGAGTCTAAACTAAAGAGACTACtatatttgtgtttataataTCAGATTTATAATTCAGAGACTAGTACTCATTAAACAAACCATCACCGACACTTCCAGCAAATAGACTACTTACTGTCTATCTGTGTTTCTagcttcttgtttttcttctttggagttCTGTGAGGACTCTCCAGTAACATTGCCAAGGGCTGAGTCAGGATCatttttcagtgtatttattaTATCAGTAGATCCAAAAGGAATAGCTTGTGacttcagagaaatattttcagtctCATCTTTGGGCACTTCACTCAGTTCTTCCTTTTCATCTATCTCTTCAAGGCTATGATCAGAGCTTATTCCAGctacaaagaaatgaagatataatCCTAAATATTAATCTGCCTCATTCATCCTATGCAATCCCAGcaagaaaggaattttaaaaataataattagctgGACTCTTTTAAGTGCTCATCCAaaactaataagaaaataatcctcTAATGATGAGTAATCACATTAACATATAGCTAAATTATCTTGGACATATacaattctaaaaataatatgcTATCATGCTAGGTTTTATTCATGGtagagaaaaaagttatttaaactcATAATCTTCAAGTTACATGTCTCAGTCTGAGAGATAGCTATGTATCtttgaatttaaatgattttacatTCATATAATAGCTCTAAATATTAATTAGAAGaacatgagattttaaaattttatatctatacAAGTATACTTATAAAATCTGACCAGAAGTTATCAGAACTACAATGGAGAACTATCTGAGCCCCTTTTAAGAATACcagtgttgggacgcctgggtggctcagttggttaagcggcggccttcggctcaggtcatgatcccagcgttctgggatcgagtcccacatcgggctccttgctcggcagggagcctgcttctccctctgcctctagcctgccactctgtctgcctgtgcttgcgctctgtatctctctctctaacaaataaataaaatcttaaaaaaaaaaaaaaaaaagaataccagtgTTTACACCCTCTCCACACCTGTTAAAACAGAATCTCTGAAggggcggcacctgggtggctcagtgggttaaagcctctgccttcagctcacgtcatgatcccagggtactgggattgagccccacatcgggctctctgctcagcaggaagcctgcttccccctctctctctgccagcctttctgcctacttgtgatctctgtctgtcaaataaagaataaataaaatcttaaaaaaaaaaatctctgaaggGTGGCACCAGGAATTTTTAAGGCTCCTAAGGTGATTCTAATACAAAACGAGAATT
This genomic interval carries:
- the COBLL1 gene encoding cordon-bleu protein-like 1 isoform X3 translates to MWKVEPRGEQAAGPARRVFPPHFRGSPGPPGWFSQVVTRRLGAGARAAPRRAMDSRTPRAQNALAAPTPPAAPTGRKPKAKAPLPPAETRYLDASPVDDTVESSACIMEQKENTIDKDMELSVVLPGDIIKSTTVHGSKPMMDLLIFLCAQYHLNPSSYTIDLQSAENNPIKFKPNTPIGMLEVEKVILKPKILDKKKPTPIIPEKTVRVVINFKKTQKTIVRVSPHAPLQELVPIICSKCEFDPLHTLLLKDYQSQEPLDLTQSLNDLGLRELYAMDVSRESCQISQNLDIMKEKENKRFFSFFQRSRKKREQTASAPATPLVSKHRPTFTRSNTISKPYISSTLPSDAPKKRRAPLPPMSGSQSAPQDLAHIQERPASCVVKSLSMDETEKSPCGTGIVRTGSLQLSSTSAGSSSLKRTKRKAPSPPSKVPLHQSDDNSPITVLQAGCAVPSDGVLEANSPEGLPSPDFTSLADSSLGPGLPSHEHCTVPRLLDEPSLSECPGTPEAAVTSLTSGISSDHSLEEIDEKEELSEVPKDETENISLKSQAIPFGSTDIINTLKNDPDSALGNVTGESSQNSKEEKQEARNTDRQGPHIMVYDASSGERVVDSLRNLKSLGPHQENVDQNERIVAPPNTEDHMKNGVRRTVINVGGVAKNNNVDTEVDRLSDYQAHKTDTADSYKENHLAASLVQDPKLNQSSEEKTKMQDAAIQTIPSTDSSHGNHRDHDLSDFKVNESVPTPSNNKSTRPSSSSPQDAVDVSGTFRSQGLLNVHSENQLPIKGPVGSHSNEDLFPPIDGVDKDSAISHGKNYPLYRQDYDPKPKPSNEITRDYIPKIGMTTYKIVPPKSLEILKNWESETTGDKDDQEIHTLGRKHTHERLKETAIQTEDLIISESPKVPQADVQLKLPPRTGHLVHSVESSPHLAMGNPLKPPPRTTKDTGTAPFAPNLEDINNILESKLKSRVSNPQTKPSSFFLQMQKRVSGQYVTSAAARSVHVAPNPTPQELLKKEGERDAIPPPEEQTLSPLSKTAPSLPQPHTKNPQDGSSSQKPTETSPTPGAPKPAPLLASQLAALNLKTLKTFGAPRPYVSSAPSPFALAVVKRSQSLSKVRPEPSDEGAAAPPPPDAEEGKSPSEHQVVGIPQLCVSEEGNKSAHNEQKSQIPSPPDCPSFILKRQSSLTFQSSDPEQIRQSMLTAIRSGEAAAKLKRVTVPSNTISVNGRSRLSHSMSPDAQDGH
- the COBLL1 gene encoding cordon-bleu protein-like 1 isoform X4; this translates as MWKVEPRGEQAAGPARRVFPPHFRGSPGPPGWFSQVVTRRLGAGARAAPRRAMDSRTPRAQNALAAPTPPAAPTGRKPKAKAPLPPAETRYLDASPVDDTVESSACIMEQKENTIDKDMELSVVLPGDIIKSTTVHGSKPMMDLLIFLCAQYHLNPSSYTIDLQSAENNPIKFKPNTPIGMLEVEKVILKPKILDKKKPTPIIPEKTVRVVINFKKTQKTIVRVSPHAPLQELVPIICSKCEFDPLHTLLLKDYQSQEPLDLTQSLNDLGLRELYAMDVSRESCQISQNLDIMKEKENKRFFSFFQRSRKKREQTASAPATPLVSKHRPTFTRSNTISKPYISSTLPSDAPKKRRAPLPPMSGSQSAPQDLAHIQERPASCVVKSLSMDETEKSPCGTGIVRTGSLQLSSTSAGSSSLKRTKRKAPSPPSKVPLHQSDDNSPITVLQAGCAVPSDGVLEANSPEGLPSPDSSLGPGLPSHEHCTVPRLLDEPSLSECPGTPEAAVTSLTSGISSDHSLEEIDEKEELSEVPKDETENISLKSQAIPFGSTDIINTLKNDPDSALGNVTGESSQNSKEEKQEARNTDRQGPHIMVYDASSGERVVDSLRNLKSLGPHQENVDQNERIVAPPNTEDHMKNGVRRTVINVGGVAKNNNVDTEVDRLSDYQAHKTDTADSYKENHLAASLVQDPKLNQSSEEKTKMQDAAIQTIPSTDSSHGNHRDHDLSDFKVNESVPTPSNNKSTRPSSSSPQDAVDVSGTFRSQGLLNVHSENQLPIKGPVGSHSNEDLFPPIDGVDKDSAISHGKNYPLYRQDYDPKPKPSNEITRDYIPKIGMTTYKIVPPKSLEILKNWESETTGDKDDQEIHTLGRKHTHERLKETAIQTEDLIISESPKVPQADVQLKLPPRTGHLVHSVESSPHLAMGNPLKPPPRTTKDTGTAPFAPNLEDINNILESKLKSRVSNPQTKPSSFFLQMQKRVSGQYVTSAAARSVHVAPNPTPQELLKKEGERDAIPPPEEQTLSPLSKTAPSLPQPHTKNPQDGSSSQKPTETSPTPGAPKPAPLLASQLAALNLKTLKTFGAPRPYVSSAPSPFALAVVKRSQSLSKVRPEPSDEGAAAPPPPDAEEGKSPSEHQVVGIPQLCVSEEGNKSAHNEQKSQIPSPPDCPSFILKRQSSLTFQSSDPEQIRQSMLTAIRSGEAAAKLKRVTVPSNTISVNGRSRLSHSMSPDAQDGH